The genomic region tgatattaattatttatactccCTCActttgaggctgtgcaaaggcttaaAATGAACTTTCCactggtaatatttttcaaagtttttcgatttatatatcatcaagctatcaaaatgaaaaagttgaaaatgaaaattcaatttaccaaaaataactcaactgaaattTATTTCCAGTCAGttttagtaaattggataactttctcaaaaatggatattttcagaaaatttttgttttattagatcaacaataccatgaagaatctatcttctaaatctcatggatttatctcttaccaaacttgaaatattctgtaccagaaatttaaactttaggcgctcttatctcaaaaagtaatgatcgggaaaaaaatgttttcctgataaaactttttcattttgatagcttgatgatatacaaatcgaaaaactttgaaaaatatcacgagtagaaagttcatttttagcctttgcacagccttaaaatcaaattataagttgaaacatgttgtaagAAATAAGATAAAGTTGACAAAAGGGTGAGCtactttcatttttcaatttttacataaatttatAGTGGATTGGTGTTTAGTGAGATTCAGTTACAACTTTCAGCATTGGTTAGATGTGATGtattgatattgaattatatgaAATGCTGACTGAATTagggaataaaataaaatgggaatcCCTGTCTGAACTTCTTGATATTTAGGGaacaaaaaatgagaatttcCCTATAACTGTCTTGATTTTTGATTAGCCTATTTTCCTCTTACTTCACAACGTGACACTTCCTCTTACCTTGTTATAATTCAAAAGAAAACTGTCAATTTTCCTTGTAGTTACAACTTGTTTCACAAGAATTTTCTCCTACTATATACTTCCTTATCCTGTTTCCGTATCCTGTTTCCTTAGACAGTTTGTTAAACTGTTGTATTCCTAATCTCATTACACTATATTATTGATTCGTTCTATACAGTAgcacagtaggcctacattggAATATTTTAATTTGCAAAAATAATGTCATTAATTGTGAATATTAGTATACTAGACCAACTAACTTGAGGTTGGTTCCAAAACAAAGTTCAACGACCCTATGTGTTAGTCTATATCACGATCatgttaaattattatgttGTAAGAGATATAAAGATTCATTGTGATGTTTTTAATGTTTAACGTCTTATAAATGTTCAAAACTACTTCTATCAAACCCTTTAAAATGGATTTTCCGTTTTTGATTAGCCTAATTTGTTGAACTTTATTTTGGAACCAACCTCATCAAGTTAGTTGGTCTAGTATAACATTCACAATTAATGACATTAGTTTTGCAATGTTAAAAATGTGGGAGATACATTTATATTTCTAACAAAGCGAAGTGTAAATGGATATTTcaatgagtgatagtagcttaacctagattttgatttggactgtacctagtataaatttgaaaaaagccAGTTTTGGGCTTAAGCATGTTGTGCCTTCCCATACAAGttcaataattgtgaattaCTAGAGTctagagaaataaatgaaaaaatacctCAAAATAGATTCATGATTCatattaaatatcggggcaccgagcttcgctcgttatttatttattgacttttgatgaacagaacacaattcttaaaatgattggggaagactaacaggcacagcccaaaactgtttcttccccgaattttgatttatacactatacaaaatagtccagaaagtaggttatgttccatacacttgaattcaggttcaattttctgttcaaacatttgaaaacaaaaaatttctaatttagattattcacaaaccaaattgaataacaaaataacattcaCTTATCacttaaaattatcaaataatgatctactttgaaaattatgatatactctagtttaggaggattatcatgtcatgtgaACAAATCCGATTATGTTGATCcaagtcgattaaattgtctatcTTGATAacatttctcgctgattgattatgattacacagctagaaataattctgtccctctcccacacaggcacacgcatcttctgttatttatttatcatttacaatcaacttaaggacaaagaaacagactacagaccaaaacttcttttcatcccaatttcataaaataaattgtccaaataaaggttaaatgtgcgactttccaattcttcactaatttccacattgaaacaaaacacaaacacttgaacaattagttatcgagagacgacgaaattatcatctgtttttcttaggatgaattatcctttccatgtccttcagcgagttttcccagggatgagacctagtgcaatcgaatttttatatcataaacctactatcttccaaatttcgtgaaaatcgttagagccgtattcgagatccgttgaacataaataaccagatatataaatagccagatatatacagaaattgctcgcttaatataataggataactgTACATTACTAGAGTctagagaaataaatgaaaaaatacctCAAATTAGATTCATGAttcatattctatatttttacttttgaacaattaattacgacatagcagtcatgtattcaacaacggaaatgacagccagtgttgatgaagggcctagtgtccgaaagcgctacctgactgctatgtcgtaattaattgctCAAAAGTGATTTAGTTATATGTGATTCAGTtatgtgattatttaacaagcagttcgtaatggaatcaaacattaaAGAGTCTATATTTTTCATACTCCACTATATATTCTATCTTGTGGAGgatcaatttatatatttttcctacagttacgttgaaaagtggccattgctgcactgattacagaacgcaaagaatcacttttcgctctagtgcgggaaaaattttcctgcactccagatttgcaacatgacaacgcaaaatacttagtaggttatatggagcaacagtgcagcaaatccaaatgaagttggtaacagtgactgctgtggctgctatagtgagcagaggtgcaacgaagcacaacgcgctaattattatcaattatatattataccaaggacaacgaggactttaggattttaggattaaggttttatcaataataaaattacacagaaaaacattgatgcatttcaggcaattttacccataattacccacttttcatatcaatggtaactgtaggaaaaacttaatgtgaaatacgtgcgcaaagttcctctgctgcactcaagaaaccattccgccctcgcctacggtcgggcgtaaacgtttctttcggtgcagcaaactgtcactttgcgcactagttgcacaaataatatttccacTGTGGTATTTGGAAATCGGTTAATAACTAATGTATcctttattttttgtttcaggAATTCACATTGTACTCCAAAGTTAAAGAGTTATCTGCCTCAACAGCCGAACCAAGTGCCAAATACAATTAACTCAAAAATATCTGTCGTCACTGGGAGAAAAGTTAcaacaattcaaaaatgtgCCACTGTAGAATTATCTCAACATTTTTCATCGCCATCGTCTGTTGTGGTGAGtaaatttctttattttacaCGAGTTtgctataaaaaaatatttcaaactttcaaaaCTTGTTGAAATTTGAAGCTCACTTCTGTTGAGCTGTATTAGTTATCTATTCATTATCCTGAATTTTACATGAGTttgctataaaaattatttcaaactttcaaaaCTTGTTGGATTTTACAACTTGCTCACTTCTGTTGAGCTATATTAgttatctattcattaaaatttatttaatattatttattcatcttcatCAAAGTTAGGGAGAGAAACAGCTTTGGGTCTATCTTGTTGATTCTCTCACAATCATTAACTAAATATTGTGACTgaggaatgaatgaaataaataaaaatgaattaattcatcTCTACACACTGACGTgtatagtcttgtaggggtattctTGTTATATTAATACGATtagaattgattaattaatacgATTAAAATTGACTTACATCAGGCCATAGATTAGTTGATATACATTTGAACGTTTGTCTTGTAATGAATGGATTGAGAACGCTTTTGAATTCGAAAACGCAgtgttcaaaaattgaatatgaatttttattttaatgcgTATCTCAGTAGTCTCCTTGTTCATAATTTTTTGATTGACAAATAATTTATGAGGTGGGAAtaagatttgaattataaaaagtgaaaaataaatttagattCTGTTTTGAATAAGAATTATTTGGGGAAGAAATAGCGTTAGTTCAGAATCTTGACTTTGTTTTTTTGATTTagtgaaaattctaaataattgaaatatactgttcttgttattattattcaatatcggggcaccgagtttcgctcgttatttatttattgactttccaattcttcactaatttctacattgaaacaaaacacaaaacactTTAAACAATAGTTATCGAGagatgacgaaattatcatctgtttttccaaggatgaactatcctttccatgtccttcagtagttttcctagggatgagacctagtgcaatcgaatctttatatcataaacctactatgttccaaatttcgtgaaaatcgttagagccgttttcgagatccgtaaaacctatataaccagatataaaaatagccagatataaataaaataaccagatatatacagaaattgctcgcttaatataataggatttatcACATTGTCTAcgaatacttaacatgaggaaaggcacaacagactcatgcccaaaactgtcccatttccattTATACtgtactgtccaaatcaaaatgttggttatgtcactttcacttttcaaaatacaatttacgctcttcaatactcacaTTAacaagcaaattttgaatcaaatagatactattagagccTAGAATCAAAacaaatctagaacagtaacttaataatcattcaaaaagtctaaattttgaatgaaactagaaattttcgAGCTAAAAACTTTGTTGTAAAATCAAACACATCAAACTCCCGGtgattcggaacccacctagaATTGTAGGTTATCttttctcattatcatccgcctcattactgacgcacaagcctagagttcATGATGGCTTCACCCTCAGTAAAAAAAGAGGATTCAGCAAAGATGAAGAACACACTTCAaatacagctgaagatgtgttgaTTTCTACACGAAACTGCAGTACTGAAAGTTGGTTTATAAAGTTTATTTGATAACAAAAACTGCGTCTTTCATAGTTGTTTAGTATAAATTTAATGAGGAAttcaatataaaacaaaatacaagcgaagaaaaaattgaaagactTGACAAGGCCATGAAAGATATCATCTATCGTAAGTTTCATCTTgaaacagtcagcattccttattgCTTACATCAATGCTACCCATTTAAATAAGTggtgacagtttaaagtgactcttacttttttaattgattttattgctttgtaataatcattaatcacgtttcatattatttattattagattataGCATTAATTTTAGACTGTCTACTATTGAAGATGACTTTTAAACCGGAGTACTCTTAAAATATGGGTAATTAACACGGAAATTGAGAATTTTATGAGAcgttttagaaaaaataaaaacattttatggTTTCAAACTCCGTTCCCAAGTTACCAACTGTTGTCTTATTATAGAAAAGTTGTAAAGAATAGTGGTATATATTGAGATAAGATATTAGAGAAACTGCGGAGTAATAATCCTTTCTAGATATTTATTGGGAAATTTTACTGTAGGTTAATGTGAACGAAGGTTGATAAACTATGATCATCAGATTCTTTGTAGATCGGGTCAACTAATGATCCTTGATCTATGGCTTTCAAATTTGcagttaaaaatattaatattacacTCTATGTAATACGAATCAAGTCAATAGAAAACCCAAGAAGATTCAAAACTGCCGCTAAGAACTGGATTATTTCAACTGGAAGACAtcataatatagaaaacatatGTGAGCTCAATTACCCAACGTTTGCAGTTTGCACCCCCACCCACaatctattactactactaacacctactctagtacatgggtttcccatagttcaATAGGTTAATTCCCCATTTTTTATagactattgtattgtattttagatattttgtattttttatgttttaattgcttgttttgtatttttttaaggaaataaattcatttattatttatgtaggTACTTGAACTATCAAATTTCACGTTTATAGTGGAAGCTAAAGATTATAAAAGTCCTTCCACAATCTATGACTTTTCATCTGCTGTTGAATTATATTAACTACACTATTTGACTCTACATACTTCAAATTTTACGTTTATAGTAAAATCCGAAGGCGCATAGTAATAACttaggataataataataatatttatagacACAAGAAAGGCTAGAACTCGATAATATTAATTGTgctaaaaatacaaaacagCAGCTTGCCTCAagtgaaatgaaatttaaaattttggaaTTAGATTtctatgattatttattttcaggTCTGAATACAGTGAAGGCAGCCGACCTCCACATTTTAGATCATGATGTTTCAATCCTTGTCAACGAGACACAAAATGTTGAACTGGTTTTAGAGTGAGTTTGACATTATTCCATTAACATAAtaacatacaataattataaaaaaaatgcatgatttacaatattaaaattgaaatacatGTTCATTATGTATATGATGATATTGCAGtatcattcattaataattattatgctcaTAAAGAATCCGGAAGAAATAACTAATAGTTGAtggaaaactcaatgaaaatattaccatagaaaaacaatagcctAAGTAgatattagactgtagtgtcgttaaaATAGTTCACAAAAATGATTATTACTTGAAGTTCGTCATGgataatgaaatagatgagtaatatcatagagaaacgatagcataaatagatatcccatggtatagggaatttatgtcgcaatttttactgttatctcaagccgattactgtcgattattgtacaattttactattttgttggggtaagagtgtatgaacggcacaatatgagagactaccagtgtcacacagcttcacgggaaagaattacatggactatcggcttgagataacagtaaaagttgcgacataaacgccctataccatgggatatctatttatgctatcgtttatctatgatattactcatctatttcattatcCATGACGAACTTCAAGTAATAATCCTTTTTGTGAACTATTTTAACGACACTACAGCctaatatatttgaatattagtgattgaaaactagtactcacatgtggagcgctttcggatttttagaatccattttcaacactgcTGTCTTTATCTCGTTGTCATCTCGTTGACCGCTCACTACCTACCAATGACAACGAGATAAAGACAGctgtgttgaaaatggattctAAAAATCCAAAGCGCTCCAcatgtgagtactagttttcaatcactaatattcaaatatattagactgtagtgtcgttaaaatagttcataaaaagaaatatattactttttgtgtagttgagaagttgatatgtggtaattattattttatattgaatgaaaaagactaagaaattgtcaaaaaacacagatttacaTAAAATGGATTCTAAATGGATTTACATCtttggtttttttgacaatttcttagtaattttcgttcaaaatgaaaatattacttTAAAAATCTAACAAAATTGCAGAAAGTCGAGTGCATTAATAAAGTTTTCAAGCTTCATAGAGCATTATACCTATTGTTGAAACATTCGTGACTTTCCAAGATGAGTTTCACAATAGaataacaatgaaaattgtTCTATTATCCACagtaacaataaaattattcatgttGCCTTATTTAATATACTACCAACTATACAATAAAGTGAGATGCCATACCAGTCAAAATATTTGGATCAATCATGAGAATTTAATAATCATCtgaattaaaatattgaattgaatccaATATTTTAACTATGACATCTCATTTTTAGTTGGTTTTATCTCgatggaataaataatacacaGCAACTTGGAATAATTCACAATCTTATAATACGCATTCTTCAAGATGAATTTTGGGAACGTTTTACATGTTTCTCTCTTTAAAtcttgtatttgatttttttatgcGATAAAATGAGTTGAAAGTGATCTAAAATCAGGATATATtcaatcattattcatttttattattcattattcccactggcgaacaagagtcatcttatgccagtggttttttcacttaccgtttattattattattacatttggTTGGATTGTGTTGTcatgttgagctttgtttgatttatgtatatgtatttatgagtgtgggataaataaatttttattttcagaggGAAGCTCCAAAAACCAGTTGAGGTGAAACTGGAAACTCAGCATAAGGATGTGGTCAGAGCCAATCCTAGTATAATAGGGCTAAATCCTCCCGGGCCCTGGTTGTTCGAAGTAACCGGACTTAAACCGGGGTTGAGCTTAGTTTACATAAACTCTAACTCAACTCCTAGTTCTGAGTAAGTATTAACacttcttcaattttattcaatattataatcattcctCCAGACCGAGACTATTAATATATATCGTAGTAATGGATGACTCTCTTCAcataagtttttaattggatggtatattatttattatttattattttacaaaggcgactttctagaagtatttaaagcctaggtgatgatgatgggatgaatgataatacaatgaaggtggagttatgaattaatgaaaatgaTAGATATGCTATATtgatcattataaaattataatgttatatatgatattataattattatcatctgagAATAAGCATTAATTATGTTCAGTTATTCATTTATATGGACTCTCTTTATATGGTGAAGATGATATTGTTGTGGTTTCCATATCATGATAAATCAAACTGATTGAAGATTAATCCAGTATCAAGTCAAGCTACAGTGGAACGTCGATAATTCGGACGTCAAAAATCCGGATTCGTCTCTggcaagaaataaaatttttactgtGCGTTGTACACATGTTgctgtaaataaaaaaatacagtgCTTTAAAAACGTGTTTTTAATGTATATACAGTACCTTATACTCTACCTACCAATTATTGAATACTGTATATGCAATTTTAACagctttgtttcttgaatagtgcgTGCTGACCATATTTTAACGTAATTTCGATAATCCGGATAATTTGATTATCCGGATGGGGTCCGGTCCCAATTAATCCGGATTATTGACGTTCTACTGTATGTATTTCATTTAtccaaattcaatcaataaaatctacaaCAGCCTTAGAAATTTTGTGGAATTCCtccatattgagaaaatattaacctaaaaaaatataatatagaagaaAGATCAAGATATTGTCTGTTCCAAATAATATTTACTTATCCAAACTTCTCTTGATGCTTAGGTCATCATCTTCAGTGGTATTATAGAGCTGGACTGATTATACTTACTGtttcacttactcactcacctATTTACTTGATGATTAGTTCGTTAGAAACTGAATTAGTTAATGATTACTGAGCTAGTTTCTGAAATAGTTACTACTTAGCTAcctattgaattattcactGATTAATTAATACCCCACCTATCCATCAGTCTTCCGAATTTCATTAATTcgtacttgaaattttgaaatactataattatatgtttttattaattgttgttTGTCTCTTTCTAGACTGAACACAATCCAAGCCTTCGTAAGAGTGACTGTACAACATTCTTATGTTTTGGAATACACAGTTTGACAGTGGGGTGGATTTATTTGCTGCGTGGTCTGTCTCGTTCTATCCTCAAATTATCACAATTGGGAGCGAAAAAGGGTGTCGAATTTCaaatataatgtaatatttggaaaaacaattgatttgtttttgattttttaggttaatatttatctattttggTTGAAAGCTTTCTCGAAATCAACGAAATCATTAGCTGCACACCTTGAAATGAACAATTGAACTGGAAAATCATATTGAACAGTGCCAGATACTAGAATTTTTTAAAGCTGTCATGAAATATAGACCCTATGGTAGAGGGGATATTGGCAGACTTATTTAAATATtgtaagatttttttcatttatttataaacttcaCAAGGAGCACTGATCGGAGAGAAacactaaggatactccttgtactatttctctcccaaatttagataaaattttaaaagtccgaaatagggttaagatttcacttttctaaaatttagtccttttcacactcatacacaacgaaaataagaattttgaatttttacggttataacaaatataaaacaaaaattttaccTCAAATATATGTAAATATGTATAAGTCTACAAATAAAAGCTATATAACAAAGTAATCTTGATTGTAATTTCCAAAGGAAATTCACTCACTCAACGACTATTATCGGATGTTTTCCAATATTTCTCCGCTTCTCTCAAGAGTGACTTTGTATCTTCATATTCCACTTTAAGTAGAATAGTTAAGATAAGTAGTTATATCCATTGAAATACGAACAAGTGTGTACTGGAACCATAACAGGTGCCTAATcttggaaagaagaagaagaaagagaataaagattaaGAAAAAGAATTGACTGATACTTGTAAAGGTGCGtgcagatatacgcgccgcgaacatgagcaattcacttttaatcagctgattatatctgtatttttacagaaacggtaagatatagatataaagtcttgaaatcagctgattaaaagtgaattgcttacgttcgcggcgcgtatatctgtacgcacattAAGAGAtagaaatacacgaatgacataacacgtctaaactactgaactgattaactattttttagttattgaataataaatgaaatatagttTGTAGCACTGTTTTCTTACAAAAATTAGTgttaaatttgataattttctccttatttttcaGTGTTGTCGGTCTAAACTTCGATTTTATGGCTTTGAATTTGCTTGGATTCACATTATACGCTGTATTCAACTTTGGGCTGTACTTTGTACCAGAAATAGAGGTAATCACATTAATTTTCGACATTTCAATACAGTTTATTCCCAACAACGTGGAATTAATTCCAGTTTCAACAGACTCCAATGTTTGTactcaaatataaatattttactttcaCGTTTTCACAACGGAAATTCCTTCAAGATTTAattctcaatttttgtaatttttcaaaaattttattaaactttaaagtttatttcaaacaactcACAAATAATTTCAGCTTCAACAGACTCCAATGATTGTTCTCAAATATAAATCTTACTTTCAAGTTTCCACAACGGAATTCTTTCAGATTTGATCCTTAATTTTTGTACTAATTCAgtgattatttcaaaaaagttCATCTCAAACAACGTACAAATAATTTCAGGTTCAACAGACTCTGAAGTTCACACTCAAATGCTTCATCTTATTTTCCAGTTCCACAACGGAAGATCCTGCAAGATTCGATTCGCTTTTTTTTTGCACTTGTAAAATTCCTCGATCCTAAATTTTTCCTTCACTTTTTActattaatcatttttgttttacAGAAAGAGTATTTCGAAAGACATCCCACGGGTACCAACCCTGTACAAATGAATGATATAGTATTTGCAGTGCATGCACTTTTGCAACGCTATTCCATTATTCAGTGTTTCTGCTTGAGGT from Nilaparvata lugens isolate BPH unplaced genomic scaffold, ASM1435652v1 scaffold6650, whole genome shotgun sequence harbors:
- the LOC120356393 gene encoding uncharacterized protein LOC120356393, which codes for MCHCRIISTFFIAIVCCGLNTVKAADLHILDHDVSILVNETQNVELVLEGKLQKPVEVKLETQHKDVVRANPSIIGLNPPGPWLFEVTGLKPGLSLVYINSNSTPSSELNTIQAFVRVTVQHSYVLEYTV
- the LOC120356394 gene encoding cystinosin homolog; amino-acid sequence: QWGGFICCVVCLVLSSNYHNWERKSVVGLNFDFMALNLLGFTLYAVFNFGLYFVPEIEKEYFERHPTGTNPVQMNDIVFAVHALLQRYSIIQCFCLSHRSGIVNTDFKSSGAQRVSTTARSILFLFFLIITTTLGLTLFEKLAWLDFIYYCSYIKLTITLIKYIPQVSNISFQII